In a genomic window of Lepisosteus oculatus isolate fLepOcu1 chromosome 5, fLepOcu1.hap2, whole genome shotgun sequence:
- the birc2 gene encoding baculoviral IAP repeat-containing protein 2 isoform X1: MEILKNNTFFKGLWQSSSPADIHYDNSSELFRISTYAKFPPNAAVPERSLARAGFYYTGVGDRVQCFRCNVTAENWQLGECPTERHRRMSPTCTFIQSVPSSASLLSSSHSAFSPLQTLQTSASPPLLQTEEQVGYFSHSFSGLSSSSPLTTRSVEDLSHQRLPLCHKPSMRHEQDRLETFQSWHLTNITPSELAKAGFYYLGPADRVACFTCGGQLSNWEPGDRALSEHQRHYPHCRFVRGDRTENVPIPSNAPLNVSNPLMQLCEERLLTFVNWPSRIPVRPDQLAKAGFYYVGRNDDVKCFCCDGGLRCWESGDDPWVEHAKWFPRCEYLLQEKGQDFVHQIQVRFPRLYEQLITNTGGNAREFETPVVHLGFGEERSEDAVMMNTPVVKSALEMGFERTLVKQTVQSKILTSGENYKTVQELVSDLLNAEDEKREEEKERLAEELASDGFTFLKKHRAALTQRLKSVQSLMDHLLEQSVIHKIEYDTIHSCTSVKQQTSQLIDLVLSKGNAAAEVFRNWIQKNDVYLLRELMAQSNEPSSPSPELTELPMEEQLRRLQEERTCKVCMDKEVNIVFIPCGHLVVCKECAPSLRKCPICRGLVKGTVRTFLS; this comes from the exons ATGGAAATcttaaaaaacaacactttcttcAAGGGCTTGTGGCAAAGCAGTTCTCCAGCAGACATACACTATGACAACTCCTCTGAACTCTTTCGGATTTCTACCTATGCCAAATTCCCCCCCAACGCAGCTGTCCCGGAGAGGAGCCTGGCTCGCGCCGGCTTTTATTACACCGGTGTCGGGGACAGGGTGCAGTGCTTTCGCTGCAATGTGACGGCAGAGAACTGGCAGCTGGGTGAATGCCCCACCGAGAGGCACAGACGAATGTCTCCCACGTGCACCTTCATCCAGAGCGTACCATCCAGCGCCAGCCTCCTGTCTTCTTCGCACTCGGCCTTCTCCCCTCTTCAGACCCTGCAGACCTCCGCCTCcccacccctgctgcagacggAGGAGCAGGTGGGCTATTTTAGCCACAGCTTCAGCGGCCTGTCCTCCTCCAGCCCTCTGACCACCCGCAGCGTGGAAGACCTGTCTCACCAGCGGCTGCCCCTGTGCCATAAGCCTAGCATGCGCCACGAGCAGGACCGGCTGGAGACCTTCCAGAGCTGGCACCTGACCAACATCACCCCCTCGGAGCTGGCCAAGGCTGGATTTTACTACCTGGGCCCGGCCGACCGGGTGGCCTGCTTTACCTGTGGGGGTCAGCTGAGCAACTGGGAGCCCGGGGACAGGGCCCTGTCAGAACACCAGAGGCACTATCCCCATTGCCGTTTTGTGAGAGGCGACAGGACAGAAAACGTGCCCATCCCTTCCAATGCACCCCTCAATGTGTCCAACCCTCTAATGCAGCTGTGTGAGGAGAGGCTTCTTACCTTTGTTAACTGGCCTTCCAGGATTCCTGTGCGACCTGATCAGCTGGCAAAAGCTGGTTTTTATTACGTGG GTCGAAATGATGATGTCAAGTGCTTCTGTTGTGATGGTGGCCTGAGATGTTGGGAATCGGGTGATGACCCATGGGTAGAACATGCTAAGTGGTTTCCAAG GTGTGAGTACCtcttgcaagaaaaaggccaagaTTTTGTCCACCAGATTCAAGTTAGGTTTCCTCGTCTATATGAGCAG ctGATCACAAATACTGGGGGCAATGCTCGGGAGTTTGAAACACCAG TGGTCCATCTTGGTTTTGGAGAGGAGCGTTCTGAAGATGCTGTAATGATGAACACACCTGTGGTGAAGTCAGCCCTGGAGATGGGCTTTGAGCGCACACTTGTGAAACAAACAGTGCAAAGCAAAATCCTCACCAGCGGAGAAAACTACAAAACAGTGCAGGAGCTTGTGTCCGATCTACTAAATGCTGAGGATGAGAAAAGAGAAGAGGAGAAAGAGAGACTTGCCGAAGAATTGGCTTCAG aTGGCTTTACTTTTCTGAAGAAACATCGTGCTGCTCTGACGCAGCGCTTGAAGAGTGTTCAGAGTTTGATGGATCACTTACTGGAGCAGTCTGTAATACACAAAATAGAGTATGACACAATCCATAGCTGCACCTCTGTCAAACAGCAGACAAGCCAGCTTATTGACCTTGTGCTCTCAAAGGGGAATGCAGCAGCAGAAGTGTTCCGAAACTGGATCCAAAAGAATGATGTTTACTTATTAAGAGAATTAATGG cACAGTCAAATGAACCTTCTTCACCGAGTCCAGAACTTACAG aATTGCCCATGGAGGAACAGCTGAGGAGACTTCAAGAGGAGCGCACGTGCAAAGTGTGCATGGACAAGGAAGTCAATATTGTGTTCATACCCTGCGGACACTTGGTTGTGTGCAAAGAATGTGCCCCTTCACTTCGCAAATGCCCCATTTGCAGAGGACTTGTAAAAGGAACAGTTCGTACTTTCCTGTCTTAA
- the birc2 gene encoding baculoviral IAP repeat-containing protein 2 isoform X2, with product MEILKNNTFFKGLWQSSSPADIHYDNSSELFRISTYAKFPPNAAVPERSLARAGFYYTGVGDRVQCFRCNVTAENWQLGECPTERHRRMSPTCTFIQSVPSSASLLSSSHSAFSPLQTLQTSASPPLLQTEEQVGYFSHSFSGLSSSSPLTTRSVEDLSHQRLPLCHKPSMRHEQDRLETFQSWHLTNITPSELAKAGFYYLGPADRVACFTCGGQLSNWEPGDRALSEHQRHYPHCRFVRGDRTENVPIPSNAPLNVSNPLMQLCEERLLTFVNWPSRIPVRPDQLAKAGFYYVGRNDDVKCFCCDGGLRCWESGDDPWVEHAKWFPRCEYLLQEKGQDFVHQIQVRFPRLYEQLITNTGGNAREFETPDGFTFLKKHRAALTQRLKSVQSLMDHLLEQSVIHKIEYDTIHSCTSVKQQTSQLIDLVLSKGNAAAEVFRNWIQKNDVYLLRELMAQSNEPSSPSPELTELPMEEQLRRLQEERTCKVCMDKEVNIVFIPCGHLVVCKECAPSLRKCPICRGLVKGTVRTFLS from the exons ATGGAAATcttaaaaaacaacactttcttcAAGGGCTTGTGGCAAAGCAGTTCTCCAGCAGACATACACTATGACAACTCCTCTGAACTCTTTCGGATTTCTACCTATGCCAAATTCCCCCCCAACGCAGCTGTCCCGGAGAGGAGCCTGGCTCGCGCCGGCTTTTATTACACCGGTGTCGGGGACAGGGTGCAGTGCTTTCGCTGCAATGTGACGGCAGAGAACTGGCAGCTGGGTGAATGCCCCACCGAGAGGCACAGACGAATGTCTCCCACGTGCACCTTCATCCAGAGCGTACCATCCAGCGCCAGCCTCCTGTCTTCTTCGCACTCGGCCTTCTCCCCTCTTCAGACCCTGCAGACCTCCGCCTCcccacccctgctgcagacggAGGAGCAGGTGGGCTATTTTAGCCACAGCTTCAGCGGCCTGTCCTCCTCCAGCCCTCTGACCACCCGCAGCGTGGAAGACCTGTCTCACCAGCGGCTGCCCCTGTGCCATAAGCCTAGCATGCGCCACGAGCAGGACCGGCTGGAGACCTTCCAGAGCTGGCACCTGACCAACATCACCCCCTCGGAGCTGGCCAAGGCTGGATTTTACTACCTGGGCCCGGCCGACCGGGTGGCCTGCTTTACCTGTGGGGGTCAGCTGAGCAACTGGGAGCCCGGGGACAGGGCCCTGTCAGAACACCAGAGGCACTATCCCCATTGCCGTTTTGTGAGAGGCGACAGGACAGAAAACGTGCCCATCCCTTCCAATGCACCCCTCAATGTGTCCAACCCTCTAATGCAGCTGTGTGAGGAGAGGCTTCTTACCTTTGTTAACTGGCCTTCCAGGATTCCTGTGCGACCTGATCAGCTGGCAAAAGCTGGTTTTTATTACGTGG GTCGAAATGATGATGTCAAGTGCTTCTGTTGTGATGGTGGCCTGAGATGTTGGGAATCGGGTGATGACCCATGGGTAGAACATGCTAAGTGGTTTCCAAG GTGTGAGTACCtcttgcaagaaaaaggccaagaTTTTGTCCACCAGATTCAAGTTAGGTTTCCTCGTCTATATGAGCAG ctGATCACAAATACTGGGGGCAATGCTCGGGAGTTTGAAACACCAG aTGGCTTTACTTTTCTGAAGAAACATCGTGCTGCTCTGACGCAGCGCTTGAAGAGTGTTCAGAGTTTGATGGATCACTTACTGGAGCAGTCTGTAATACACAAAATAGAGTATGACACAATCCATAGCTGCACCTCTGTCAAACAGCAGACAAGCCAGCTTATTGACCTTGTGCTCTCAAAGGGGAATGCAGCAGCAGAAGTGTTCCGAAACTGGATCCAAAAGAATGATGTTTACTTATTAAGAGAATTAATGG cACAGTCAAATGAACCTTCTTCACCGAGTCCAGAACTTACAG aATTGCCCATGGAGGAACAGCTGAGGAGACTTCAAGAGGAGCGCACGTGCAAAGTGTGCATGGACAAGGAAGTCAATATTGTGTTCATACCCTGCGGACACTTGGTTGTGTGCAAAGAATGTGCCCCTTCACTTCGCAAATGCCCCATTTGCAGAGGACTTGTAAAAGGAACAGTTCGTACTTTCCTGTCTTAA
- the tmem123 gene encoding porimin isoform X2, with translation MKITVFCVFVAGQLAICFFVSCASDQCSSLTDCQSCLNQTSCTWLIYLNESSPSCKNYTTPDGKNQKCTAEDKGAALSLLAPNSTVTQTTTSVQTALTNISSAVGNTSTSTTTTTMTTSSPLNTSAALPKTTAVTYEGSRFDAGSFVGGMTLALGMTLILFLGYKFSCYRGEVQYRTIEEHDAII, from the exons atgaaaatcactGTGTTCTGTGTCTTCGTGGCAGGACAGTTGGCGATTTGTTTTTTCGTGTCATGCG CATCAGATCAGTGCTCCTCATTGACTGACTGCCAGTCATGCTTGAATCAAACCAGTTGTACCTGGCTGATTTATTTAAATGAGTCAA GTCCATCCTGTAAGAACTACACCACGCCTGATGGGAAAAATCAGAAGTGTACAGCTGAAG ataAAGGAGCAGCTTTGAGTTTACTAG CTCCTAACAGCACAGTGACGCAGA CTACGACATCTGTACAGACAGCTCTGACCAATATTTCTAGTGCAGTAGGGAATACGAGTACCTCTACCACTACCACAACTATGACTACCAGCAGTCCTCTTAACACCTCTGCAG CTCTTCCCAAAACCACAGCTGTCACTTATGAAGGTTCCAGGTTTGATGCTGGGAGTTTTGTAGGAGGCATGACGTTAGCCCTGGGCATGACCCTTATTCTGTTTTTGGGCTACAAGTTCTCCTGCTACAGGGGAGAGGTACAGTACCGCACCAT CGAAGAGCACGATGCCATAATTTAA
- the tmem123 gene encoding porimin isoform X1: MKITVFCVFVAGQLAICFFVSCASDQCSSLTDCQSCLNQTSCTWLIYLNESSPSCKNYTTPDGKNQKCTAEDKGAALSLLGKRKSVEVFFVCLAAPNSTVTQTTTSVQTALTNISSAVGNTSTSTTTTTMTTSSPLNTSAALPKTTAVTYEGSRFDAGSFVGGMTLALGMTLILFLGYKFSCYRGEVQYRTIEEHDAII; the protein is encoded by the exons atgaaaatcactGTGTTCTGTGTCTTCGTGGCAGGACAGTTGGCGATTTGTTTTTTCGTGTCATGCG CATCAGATCAGTGCTCCTCATTGACTGACTGCCAGTCATGCTTGAATCAAACCAGTTGTACCTGGCTGATTTATTTAAATGAGTCAA GTCCATCCTGTAAGAACTACACCACGCCTGATGGGAAAAATCAGAAGTGTACAGCTGAAG ataAAGGAGCAGCTTTGAGTTTACTAG GGAAACGGAAATCAGTggaggttttttttgtttgtcttgCAGCTCCTAACAGCACAGTGACGCAGA CTACGACATCTGTACAGACAGCTCTGACCAATATTTCTAGTGCAGTAGGGAATACGAGTACCTCTACCACTACCACAACTATGACTACCAGCAGTCCTCTTAACACCTCTGCAG CTCTTCCCAAAACCACAGCTGTCACTTATGAAGGTTCCAGGTTTGATGCTGGGAGTTTTGTAGGAGGCATGACGTTAGCCCTGGGCATGACCCTTATTCTGTTTTTGGGCTACAAGTTCTCCTGCTACAGGGGAGAGGTACAGTACCGCACCAT CGAAGAGCACGATGCCATAATTTAA